A genomic window from Sulfurospirillum multivorans DSM 12446 includes:
- the rfbD gene encoding dTDP-4-dehydrorhamnose reductase has translation MLNILVTGSHGQLGSEIHELSHEYPNTYFFTDKEELDITDAKTLRQYIEHNAINAILNCAAYTTVDKAESEEELADKINHLAVKYLATIAKEHNIKLIHISTDYVFDGTIYRPYLETDATNPQSIYGKTKLLGENALLHTKLPNSVIIRTSWVYSSYGANFVKTMLRLGKEKESIGVIFDQVGSPTYAKDLAKTILEILPKINNTQTEIYNYSNEGVASWYDFAQEIMKMAKLTCKVNPIETSQYPTPAKRPHYSLLNKSKIKNEYTIEIPYWKDSLEVCLRKMGERK, from the coding sequence ATGCTTAATATCTTAGTGACAGGATCACATGGACAATTAGGAAGTGAGATACATGAACTGTCTCACGAGTATCCCAACACCTATTTTTTTACGGATAAAGAAGAGCTTGATATTACGGATGCAAAAACTCTTCGTCAGTATATTGAACACAATGCTATCAATGCTATTCTTAACTGTGCTGCTTATACGACAGTTGATAAGGCAGAAAGCGAAGAAGAACTTGCCGATAAGATTAACCATCTCGCGGTAAAATACCTAGCAACAATCGCAAAAGAACACAATATTAAACTTATTCATATTTCAACAGACTATGTCTTTGATGGGACAATTTATCGACCCTATCTTGAAACAGATGCAACCAATCCTCAATCGATTTATGGCAAAACCAAGCTTTTAGGTGAAAATGCACTTTTACATACAAAGCTTCCAAATAGCGTCATTATCCGTACTTCTTGGGTTTACAGCAGTTATGGGGCTAACTTTGTAAAAACAATGCTTCGTCTAGGTAAAGAGAAAGAATCTATAGGTGTCATTTTTGATCAAGTAGGATCTCCTACTTATGCTAAAGATTTAGCAAAAACGATTTTAGAGATACTTCCGAAAATCAATAATACTCAAACAGAAATCTATAACTATTCCAATGAAGGTGTTGCTAGTTGGTATGATTTTGCACAAGAAATTATGAAGATGGCAAAGCTTACATGTAAAGTGAATCCTATTGAAACGTCGCAGTATCCAACCCCAGCCAAACGCCCACATTATTCACTTTTAAATAAATCAAAAATTAAAAATGAGTACACTATAGAAATTCCTTACTGGAAAGATAGTTTAGAGGTATGTTTGCGTAAAATGGGAGAAAGAAAATAA
- the rfbA gene encoding glucose-1-phosphate thymidylyltransferase RfbA — protein MKGIILAGGSGTRLYPITKGVSKQLVPVYDKPMIYYPLSVLMLAGIREVLIISTAQDLPRFQELLGDGKEIGMAFTYIVQPSPDGLAQAFILGEEFIGNDSVCLVLGDNIFYGQGLTGLLEKSVENAKQESKATVFGYYVSDPERYGVVAFDEEDNVLSLEEKPKDPKSNYAVVGLYFYPNSVIKIAKGVKPSERGELEITSVNQAYLAMGDLKVELMGRGYAWLDTGTHESLLDAGQFIQTIEHRQSLKVACLEEIAYEKGYITKEQLLILAEPLKKNQYGQYLIRRANQGKRR, from the coding sequence ATGAAAGGTATTATTTTAGCAGGTGGCAGTGGCACAAGGCTTTACCCTATCACAAAAGGGGTTAGTAAGCAGCTTGTGCCAGTTTATGATAAACCGATGATTTATTATCCACTTTCAGTATTGATGTTAGCAGGTATTCGTGAAGTACTTATCATATCTACAGCTCAAGATTTACCGCGTTTCCAAGAGCTTTTAGGTGATGGGAAAGAAATTGGTATGGCATTTACTTATATTGTTCAGCCAAGCCCCGATGGATTAGCACAAGCGTTTATTTTAGGTGAAGAATTTATAGGAAATGATAGTGTTTGTTTGGTGCTTGGTGATAATATTTTTTACGGGCAAGGACTGACGGGGCTTTTAGAAAAATCGGTTGAGAATGCAAAACAAGAGTCTAAAGCAACTGTTTTTGGTTACTATGTAAGTGATCCTGAGCGTTACGGTGTTGTTGCGTTTGATGAAGAGGATAATGTACTCAGCTTAGAAGAAAAGCCAAAAGATCCCAAATCAAATTATGCGGTTGTAGGGCTTTACTTTTATCCCAATTCGGTGATTAAAATAGCGAAGGGAGTGAAGCCCAGTGAAAGAGGTGAGCTTGAAATTACCTCGGTAAATCAGGCATATCTTGCGATGGGCGATCTTAAAGTAGAATTGATGGGACGAGGCTATGCATGGCTCGATACAGGAACCCATGAAAGCCTGCTTGATGCAGGTCAGTTTATACAAACCATAGAGCATCGACAAAGTCTTAAAGTAGCCTGTTTGGAAGAGATAGCGTATGAAAAAGGGTATATTACCAAAGAGCAACTTCTCATTTTGGCGGAACCATTGAAAAAAAATCAATATGGGCAATATCTTATACGAAGAGCGAATCAAGGAAAACGAAGATGA
- a CDS encoding ABC transporter permease: MRYIKAFYRFLRDIYQNRRLLKDLVKNDFKSRYLNNYLGILWAFIQPTISVLIFWFVFQVGFKAAPVQDVPFILWLVAGMIPWFFLSEALASATNAILDSTFLVKKIVFRVSLLPIVKITSAVIVHLFFMAFMMSMYIIYGYEPNLYWLQMFYYLFSAIILLLGISWITSSVVIFFRDLGQLVSMSIQFGFWLTPIFWSLSMVPKEYRWLFELNPAHYITQGYRDALINHVWFWEKPMEALQFWGITLVFFVLGAIVFRKLRPHFADVL; the protein is encoded by the coding sequence TTGAGATATATTAAAGCATTTTATAGATTTTTACGAGACATCTACCAAAACAGAAGACTGCTCAAAGATTTGGTTAAGAACGATTTTAAGTCGCGCTATTTGAACAATTACCTTGGCATTTTATGGGCATTTATCCAGCCTACTATATCAGTTTTGATATTTTGGTTTGTGTTTCAAGTCGGTTTTAAAGCCGCACCTGTGCAAGATGTACCTTTTATCCTTTGGCTTGTAGCCGGGATGATTCCATGGTTTTTTCTCTCCGAAGCTCTTGCCTCCGCTACAAATGCTATTTTAGACAGTACATTTTTGGTCAAAAAAATTGTGTTTCGGGTAAGTTTATTACCTATTGTTAAAATTACTTCAGCCGTTATTGTTCATCTCTTTTTTATGGCATTTATGATGTCAATGTATATTATCTATGGGTATGAACCAAATCTTTATTGGCTTCAGATGTTTTATTATCTGTTTTCAGCCATTATTCTTTTACTGGGTATCTCGTGGATAACCAGTAGTGTGGTTATCTTCTTTCGAGATCTAGGACAACTTGTTAGCATGTCTATACAGTTTGGTTTTTGGTTAACTCCTATCTTTTGGTCATTGTCGATGGTTCCAAAAGAATACCGTTGGCTCTTTGAACTCAATCCTGCCCATTACATCACTCAAGGGTATCGTGATGCACTGATAAATCATGTATGGTTTTGGGAAAAGCCTATGGAAGCTTTGCAGTTTTGGGGAATTACATTGGTTTTCTTTGTACTTGGAGCCATTGTATTTAGAAAACTCAGACCTCACTTTGCGGATGTGTTGTGA
- the rfbC gene encoding dTDP-4-dehydrorhamnose 3,5-epimerase — MTFTRSAIPDVIIIEPKVHGDERGYFVETFRHDKFENFLGYKVNFCQDNESRSHHGVLRGLHYQLAPYAQSKLVRVIDGRVLDVAVDIRVGSPTFGKYVSVELNGKNKKQMFVPRGFAHGFVVLSETCTFTYKVDNYYAPECDRGISFNDSNLGIDWQITSELLHLSVKDTKQPKLEDTLDLFEYGRNYYA; from the coding sequence ATGACATTTACAAGATCTGCTATACCAGACGTAATTATTATAGAACCCAAAGTGCATGGCGATGAGCGTGGGTATTTTGTAGAGACATTTAGACACGATAAATTTGAAAATTTTTTAGGCTATAAAGTCAATTTTTGCCAAGACAATGAATCCAGAAGTCATCATGGTGTCTTAAGAGGATTACACTACCAACTTGCTCCTTATGCCCAATCAAAATTGGTGCGTGTTATTGATGGAAGAGTGCTTGATGTCGCAGTGGATATACGTGTAGGAAGCCCCACTTTTGGCAAGTATGTGAGTGTAGAGCTTAATGGTAAAAATAAAAAACAGATGTTTGTCCCAAGAGGGTTTGCGCATGGCTTTGTAGTGCTTAGTGAAACATGTACGTTTACCTATAAAGTTGATAATTATTATGCACCAGAGTGTGATAGGGGTATTTCGTTTAATGATTCCAATCTTGGAATTGATTGGCAAATCACGTCAGAACTTTTGCATCTCTCTGTAAAAGACACAAAACAACCAAAGCTCGAAGATACACTTGACCTTTTTGAGTATGGAAGAAATTACTATGCTTAA
- a CDS encoding ORF6N domain-containing protein: MHTIIPVESQSIQNKIYTIRDKQVMLDEDLAVLYGVEAKRLNEQVKRNIERFPEKFRFQLTENEYENLRSQFATLSFEKGWGTHRKYLPYVFTEQGVSMLSAVLKSQTAIEVSIKIIDTFVEMRKFISLNANIFQRFERVEQRLSLHDEQFNKIFEAIENNEVQQKQHIFYDGQIFDAYLFVSDIIKSAKTSIKLLDNYIDESTLVLFTKRDIKVTMKIYTKTISKQLQLDIQKHNAQYPKIEIETFDLSHDRFLIIDDMDVYHFGASLKDLGKKWFAVSKIDIDSFEMLRKLK, from the coding sequence ATGCATACTATAATACCAGTTGAATCCCAATCTATTCAAAATAAAATCTATACAATCAGAGATAAACAGGTAATGCTTGATGAGGATTTAGCAGTTTTGTATGGTGTAGAAGCTAAAAGATTGAATGAACAAGTTAAAAGAAATATTGAAAGATTTCCTGAAAAATTTAGATTTCAACTTACAGAAAATGAGTATGAAAACTTAAGGTCGCAATTTGCGACCTTAAGTTTTGAAAAAGGCTGGGGAACACACAGAAAATACTTACCATATGTTTTCACAGAGCAAGGTGTATCTATGCTTTCAGCAGTGCTTAAAAGCCAAACGGCTATTGAAGTAAGTATAAAAATAATAGACACTTTTGTAGAAATGAGAAAATTTATATCTTTGAATGCAAATATATTTCAAAGATTTGAAAGGGTCGAACAAAGACTTTCTTTGCACGATGAACAATTTAATAAAATATTTGAAGCGATTGAAAACAATGAAGTCCAACAAAAACAACATATTTTTTATGATGGTCAAATCTTTGATGCCTACCTTTTTGTAAGCGACATCATAAAATCTGCAAAAACTTCTATCAAACTTTTGGACAATTATATAGATGAGAGTACTTTGGTATTATTTACCAAAAGAGACATAAAAGTCACTATGAAAATATATACAAAGACGATTTCAAAACAACTTCAACTTGATATACAAAAACACAATGCTCAATATCCAAAAATAGAGATAGAAACATTTGACCTCTCTCATGATAGATTTTTAATCATAGACGATATGGATGTTTATCATTTTGGCGCAAGTCTCAAAGATCTTGGAAAAAAATGGTTTGCAGTATCAAAGATAGATATTGATTCGTTCGAAATGTTAAGGAAGCTAAAATGA
- the rfbB gene encoding dTDP-glucose 4,6-dehydratase: MRNILLTGTAGFIGSNFVPYFLEKYPEYTLINLDLLTYAGNLENLKECEGNSRYKFIKGDICNRELVEFIFREYDIQGVIHFAAESHVDNSIKNPGVFVQTNINGTFTLLDIAYKYWMDKPFTCKAKYQDARFHHISTDEVYGTLGETGFFTESTPYAPNSPYSASKASSDMIVRSYQETYGLNSVITNCSNNYGPKQHDEKLIPTIIRKALSNQSIPIYGDGKNIRDWLYVLDHCKGIDLVYHNGKSGQTYNIGGRNERTNLQIVDRICTILDEKVPTTKSYKELITFVEDRSGHDRRYAIDATKLENELGWKADENFDSGIVKTIEWYLRKYN; this comes from the coding sequence ATGAGAAATATATTATTAACAGGAACAGCAGGATTTATCGGTTCCAATTTTGTACCGTATTTTTTAGAAAAATATCCAGAGTACACTCTTATAAATTTAGATTTATTGACCTATGCAGGCAATCTTGAAAACCTCAAAGAGTGCGAAGGTAACTCAAGATATAAGTTTATCAAAGGCGATATCTGCAATCGTGAATTAGTAGAGTTTATCTTTCGCGAGTACGATATACAAGGTGTTATTCATTTTGCAGCAGAGTCTCATGTCGATAATTCCATCAAAAATCCTGGTGTGTTTGTCCAAACCAATATCAACGGCACATTCACACTGCTTGATATAGCATACAAATACTGGATGGATAAACCCTTTACATGTAAAGCCAAATACCAAGATGCAAGGTTTCACCATATCTCAACTGATGAAGTGTATGGAACACTTGGCGAGACTGGCTTTTTTACAGAAAGCACTCCTTATGCACCAAATTCGCCTTATAGTGCCAGTAAAGCCAGTAGCGATATGATAGTAAGAAGCTACCAAGAGACGTATGGACTGAACTCCGTGATAACAAACTGTTCAAACAACTATGGGCCCAAACAGCATGATGAAAAGCTTATCCCAACCATCATTCGAAAAGCTCTTTCCAACCAATCCATCCCCATTTATGGAGATGGTAAAAATATCCGCGATTGGCTTTATGTATTAGATCATTGTAAGGGCATCGACCTTGTGTATCACAATGGAAAATCAGGACAAACCTATAACATTGGTGGAAGAAATGAGCGAACAAATTTACAAATAGTAGACCGCATCTGCACCATTCTTGATGAAAAAGTTCCAACAACAAAAAGCTATAAAGAGCTCATTACTTTTGTGGAAGATAGATCAGGACATGATAGGCGCTATGCTATCGATGCCACAAAACTTGAAAATGAACTAGGATGGAAAGCCGATGAAAATTTTGATAGTGGCATCGTGAAAACCATTGAGTGGTATTTGAGGAAGTATAATTGA